A genomic segment from Gavia stellata isolate bGavSte3 chromosome 6, bGavSte3.hap2, whole genome shotgun sequence encodes:
- the ARL4A gene encoding ADP-ribosylation factor-like protein 4A — translation MGNGLSDQTSILSSLPSFQSFHIVILGLDSAGKTTVLYRLQFNEFVNTVPTKGFNTEKIKVTLGNSKTVTFHFWDVGGQEKLRPLWKSYTRCTDGIVFVVDSVDVERMEEAKTELHKITRISENQGVPVLIIANKQDLRNSLSLSEIEKMLAMSELSSSTPWHLQPTCAIIGDGLKEGLEKLYDMIIKRRKMLRQQKKKR, via the coding sequence ATGGGGAATGGACTCTCGGACCAGACGTCGATCCTCTCCAGCCTGCCTTCTTTCCAGAGTTTCCACATTGTCATCTTGGGACTGGACTCCGCTGGAAAGACGACCGTGCTCTACAGACTGCAGTTCAATGAGTTCGTCAACACCGTCCCCACTAAAGGATTTAACACGGAGAAAATCAAAGTGACGCTGGGCAACTCGAAAACGGTCACTTTCCACTTCTGGGATGTGGGCGGCCAGGAGAAGCTAAGGCCGCTGTGGAAGTCGTACACAAGGTGCACTGATGGCATTGTGTTTGTGGTGGACTCTGTCGATGTTGAGAGAATGGAGGAGGCCAAAACAGAACTTCATAAAATTACTAGGATATCTGAAAATCAAGGAGTGCCTGTTCTTATCATTGCTAACAAGCAGGACTTGAGGaactctctctccctttctgaaATTGAGAAAATGTTAGCAATGAGTGAGCTGAGTTCTTCGACTCCCTGGCATTTGCAGCCTACCTGTGCAATCATTGGAGATGGACTCAAAGAGGGATTGGAGAAACTATATGATATGATAATTAAGCGAAGGAAAATGTtgaggcagcagaaaaagaagagatga